Proteins encoded together in one Kitasatospora albolonga window:
- a CDS encoding alpha-L-fucosidase, whose product MVASWWSRARLGIFVHWTPASVPGWAPPHLPPDELPAAGRRAPLGWTPYAEWYENSLRFPGSPTAAHHRATYGTRPYTDFGRDFEDGLSGWDPAAWARSFRAAGAGYAVLVTKHHDGFCLWPSRTANPRRPGWHTTRDVVGEFAEAVRAEGLRFGVYYSGGLDWTFDDRPIGTAADMFSAVPRGSYPAYADAQMRELIRRYRPDILWNDIAWPASAAEIRSLTDYYRFTVPHGVVNDRLLPYAPHWRTLTLPGARSLHNWWDRRTVARGEGFMPRTPPDFDFRTPEYARYTGSDPYEITRGIDHSFGYNRNSPPDAFIGRTALSALVRDTAADGGNLLLNVGPRGEDATIPAEQRLRLEWLAEDAARAG is encoded by the coding sequence ATGGTCGCTTCATGGTGGTCCCGGGCCCGGCTGGGGATCTTCGTACACTGGACGCCCGCCTCCGTCCCCGGCTGGGCCCCGCCCCATCTGCCGCCGGACGAACTCCCGGCGGCGGGGAGGCGTGCGCCGCTCGGCTGGACCCCGTACGCGGAGTGGTACGAGAACTCCCTCCGCTTCCCCGGCTCCCCGACCGCCGCCCACCACCGCGCCACCTACGGCACCCGCCCCTACACCGACTTCGGCCGGGACTTCGAGGACGGGCTGAGCGGCTGGGACCCGGCCGCCTGGGCGCGCTCCTTCCGGGCGGCGGGCGCCGGGTACGCGGTGCTGGTCACCAAGCACCACGACGGCTTCTGCCTCTGGCCCTCGCGGACCGCCAACCCCCGCCGCCCCGGCTGGCACACCACGCGGGACGTGGTCGGGGAGTTCGCCGAAGCCGTACGGGCCGAGGGCCTGCGGTTCGGCGTCTACTACTCCGGCGGGCTCGACTGGACCTTCGACGACCGGCCCATCGGCACCGCCGCCGACATGTTCTCGGCCGTCCCGCGCGGAAGCTACCCCGCGTATGCCGACGCGCAGATGAGAGAGCTGATCCGGCGCTACCGCCCCGACATCCTCTGGAACGACATCGCCTGGCCGGCCTCCGCCGCCGAGATCCGCTCCCTCACCGACTACTACCGCTTCACCGTCCCGCACGGCGTGGTCAACGACCGCCTGCTGCCGTACGCCCCGCACTGGCGGACCCTGACCCTGCCCGGCGCGCGGTCCCTCCACAACTGGTGGGACCGGCGCACGGTGGCGCGGGGCGAGGGCTTCATGCCGCGCACCCCGCCGGACTTCGACTTCCGTACGCCGGAGTACGCCCGGTACACCGGCTCCGACCCGTACGAGATCACCCGGGGCATCGACCACAGCTTCGGCTACAACCGCAACTCCCCGCCCGACGCCTTCATCGGCCGTACCGCGCTGAGTGCCCTCGTCCGCGACACGGCGGCCGACGGCGGGAACCTGCTGCTCAACGTGGGGCCGCGCGGCGAGGACGCGACGATCCCCGCCGAGCAGCGACTGCGCCTGGAGTGGCTGGCCGAGGACGCGGCGCGGGCGGGGTAG
- a CDS encoding cytochrome — translation MPADRSEALPAARRPHRIAGGQPGLLEPGASTDPYRLRLYRVLRTDFPLAYEPGLGAWLLSRYADVALALTDPRFTGYPRDGAPRGPVPAPLGLCRGSLVCTPLPVGGTAPEPEPEPESVFPSTGSTPPDPGSASPATSAVERTAYVLARRISGRDRADLVGEFCRWLPAGAGAGADVAGGLDQGARPRRTGHRLPGGGADDCAGTTALREKALASFLANVLDDPDLAAAAAAGGAGAGMLLGRAWTETLRRDPPVQIILRRTRTEVRVSGGTLPAGAPVACLIGAAGRDPARFAAPDRFDPLRADQDPLITGPAGCPAALLGRREAEAGLRALLEAMPRIRWADGFRPASSGLLTRGPRSLLVRPS, via the coding sequence ATGCCGGCCGACCGTTCAGAGGCCCTGCCCGCCGCCCGCCGCCCCCACCGGATCGCGGGCGGACAGCCGGGGCTGCTGGAACCCGGCGCCTCGACGGACCCGTACCGGCTGCGCCTCTACCGCGTCCTGCGCACCGACTTCCCGCTCGCTTACGAACCCGGGCTCGGCGCCTGGCTGCTGAGCCGGTACGCGGATGTGGCCCTGGCCCTCACCGACCCCCGCTTCACCGGCTACCCGCGCGACGGGGCCCCGCGCGGCCCGGTCCCGGCCCCGCTGGGGCTCTGCCGGGGGAGCCTGGTCTGCACACCGCTCCCCGTCGGCGGAACGGCACCGGAGCCGGAGCCGGAGCCGGAGAGCGTGTTCCCGAGCACGGGAAGCACGCCCCCGGACCCGGGAAGCGCATCCCCGGCCACCTCCGCCGTCGAGCGCACCGCGTACGTCCTGGCCCGCCGGATATCCGGGCGCGACCGGGCGGACCTGGTCGGTGAGTTCTGCCGTTGGCTGCCCGCCGGAGCCGGAGCCGGGGCCGACGTGGCAGGGGGCCTCGACCAGGGTGCCCGGCCCCGTCGCACCGGCCACCGGCTTCCCGGCGGCGGAGCCGACGACTGTGCCGGGACCACCGCCCTCCGCGAGAAGGCCCTCGCCTCCTTCCTCGCCAACGTGCTGGACGATCCCGACCTGGCGGCGGCCGCCGCAGCGGGCGGGGCCGGGGCGGGGATGCTGCTCGGCCGGGCCTGGACGGAGACGCTGCGCCGTGACCCGCCCGTCCAGATCATCCTGCGCCGCACCCGTACCGAGGTCCGCGTCAGCGGTGGCACGCTGCCCGCCGGGGCGCCCGTCGCCTGTCTCATCGGGGCGGCGGGGCGCGACCCGGCCCGGTTCGCCGCGCCCGACCGCTTCGACCCGCTGCGCGCCGACCAGGACCCCCTGATCACCGGCCCGGCCGGCTGCCCCGCCGCCCTGCTCGGCCGTAGGGAGGCCGAAGCCGGACTGAGGGCCCTGCTGGAGGCGATGCCCCGCATCCGCTGGGCCGACGGCTTCCGTCCGGCGTCCAGCGGGCTGCTCACCCGGGGGCCGAGGAGCCTCCTCGTACGGCCGTCCTGA
- a CDS encoding peptidoglycan recognition protein: MAIDIKSRWAWARYAAGTNRGLLLAADLERQNPSWTHDDLVTKTVAWIAAPSPSIGRLWTPYRGGVFIHHAGRGSFTPGSEEDCLRRIGDIWHDHYEKFEGDIAYNFMVCRHGIIYTGRGYQRGEANGGSAPPTSTTGKGEVWVPGEGAVGRNSGFYSILGIIHERDQPTSAMLDAMKRLIGHLRGPDVSPTRRAGAQIFPHRHGYDTVCPGNITPYAQNGSRIDPGGSSAAPTLSIIPRMQWAARPPRTVTDVELSARTGFAVHYSAGPPTQSIRAIQNYHMDGRGWPDIGYNFLVDRAGRIYEGRGWTAVGAHATGYNTSHIGVCFIGSDGDATPHAKAAIRALYYQARHLTGKGLAATYHGAIGSTACPGADLRNWVLGGMEAADIPIGGGGGPATGTTGETSVRSITAQQRAVNFLGHLPSLDLDGSFGPLTLAGVKWAQRKIGVADDGLWGPLTEAAYIAHIGPGRPGGGVIAYRSVMAQQHAVNRLGYTPKLELDDSFGPLTLAGVKWLQRRIGVDPDGNWGPATEKAFLAHTGDTASSGGGGITTIRPVVSQQYAVNSLGHTPPLDLDGSFGPLTEAGVKWLQRKIGVDPDGMWGPATETAYGRWNDGERLELDGNFGPATIAATQRAIGVTPDGSFGPATKRAFQRHLNTWASAGLVIDGSTGPATVKALQRHLNTMIRAGLDLDGSWGPGTTRALQSALNQEKF, encoded by the coding sequence ATGGCGATCGACATCAAGTCGCGCTGGGCATGGGCGAGATACGCGGCAGGAACGAATCGCGGGCTACTGCTCGCCGCCGACCTGGAACGGCAGAACCCCTCCTGGACCCACGACGACCTGGTGACGAAGACGGTGGCGTGGATCGCCGCTCCCTCGCCGTCGATCGGGAGGCTGTGGACGCCCTACCGGGGAGGCGTGTTCATCCACCACGCCGGACGGGGAAGCTTCACCCCGGGGTCCGAGGAGGACTGCCTCAGGCGCATCGGCGACATCTGGCACGACCACTACGAGAAGTTCGAGGGCGACATCGCCTACAACTTCATGGTCTGCCGGCACGGCATCATCTATACCGGCCGTGGATACCAGCGCGGTGAGGCCAACGGCGGCTCGGCTCCGCCCACTTCGACCACAGGGAAGGGTGAGGTCTGGGTCCCGGGGGAGGGAGCCGTCGGGCGTAACTCTGGCTTCTACTCCATCCTCGGGATCATCCACGAGCGGGACCAGCCGACCTCGGCCATGCTGGACGCGATGAAGCGGCTCATCGGCCATCTGCGGGGGCCGGACGTGTCCCCCACCCGGAGGGCGGGGGCGCAGATCTTCCCCCACCGGCACGGCTACGACACCGTGTGCCCGGGGAACATCACCCCGTACGCGCAGAACGGTTCACGGATCGACCCCGGCGGGTCGTCCGCGGCCCCGACACTGTCGATCATCCCGCGGATGCAGTGGGCCGCCCGCCCGCCGCGGACCGTCACCGACGTCGAACTCTCCGCCCGGACCGGCTTCGCCGTCCACTACTCGGCCGGACCGCCGACCCAGAGCATCCGGGCGATCCAGAACTACCACATGGACGGCCGCGGCTGGCCGGACATCGGCTACAACTTCCTCGTCGACCGGGCGGGCCGCATCTACGAGGGGCGGGGGTGGACCGCCGTCGGCGCCCACGCCACGGGCTACAACACCAGCCACATCGGCGTCTGCTTCATCGGCAGCGACGGCGACGCCACCCCGCACGCCAAGGCCGCGATCCGCGCCCTCTACTACCAAGCGAGACATCTGACCGGCAAGGGACTCGCCGCCACCTACCACGGGGCGATCGGGTCCACCGCCTGCCCCGGCGCCGACCTGCGCAACTGGGTCCTCGGCGGCATGGAGGCCGCCGACATCCCGATCGGCGGGGGCGGCGGACCGGCCACCGGCACCACGGGAGAGACCTCCGTCCGCTCGATCACCGCCCAGCAGCGCGCCGTCAACTTCCTCGGCCACCTGCCCTCGCTCGACCTCGACGGCTCCTTCGGCCCGCTCACCCTGGCCGGGGTGAAGTGGGCCCAGCGGAAGATCGGCGTGGCGGACGACGGCCTCTGGGGGCCGCTGACCGAGGCCGCCTACATCGCGCACATCGGCCCCGGCCGCCCCGGCGGCGGTGTCATCGCCTACCGGTCCGTCATGGCGCAGCAGCACGCGGTCAACCGGCTCGGCTATACACCGAAGCTCGAACTGGACGACAGCTTCGGTCCGTTGACCCTGGCCGGGGTGAAGTGGCTCCAGCGGAGGATCGGCGTCGACCCGGACGGCAACTGGGGGCCCGCCACCGAGAAAGCCTTCCTCGCCCACACCGGTGACACGGCGAGCAGCGGCGGCGGTGGCATCACCACCATCCGGCCCGTGGTCTCCCAGCAGTACGCCGTGAACTCCCTCGGCCACACACCCCCGTTGGACCTGGACGGCTCCTTCGGCCCGCTCACCGAGGCCGGGGTGAAGTGGCTCCAGCGGAAGATCGGCGTCGACCCCGACGGCATGTGGGGACCCGCCACGGAGACCGCGTACGGGCGGTGGAACGACGGCGAACGCCTGGAGCTGGACGGCAACTTCGGCCCCGCCACCATCGCCGCCACCCAGCGCGCGATCGGCGTCACCCCCGACGGCAGCTTCGGCCCCGCGACCAAGCGCGCCTTCCAGCGCCACCTCAACACCTGGGCCTCCGCCGGACTGGTCATCGACGGCTCCACCGGACCGGCCACCGTGAAGGCCCTGCAACGCCACCTCAACACAATGATCCGGGCCGGACTCGACCTCGACGGTTCCTGGGGCCCGGGCACCACCCGCGCCCTTCAGTCGGCACTCAACCAGGAGAAGTTCTGA
- a CDS encoding dihydrolipoyl dehydrogenase, translating to MAWTNTENDTADVLVIGGGTGGYSAALRAAALGLEVVLAERDLVGGTCLHRGCVPSKAMLHAAELVDGIAEARERWGVKASLESVDWASLVATRNDIVTRNHRGVEGRLAQAGVRVVRGSAGLTGPRSARIDGYGEVVARRGVVLATGSRPRMLPGVVADGLRVVTSDDALYAPGLPGSVLVVGGGAIGVEYASFHRSMGADVILVEAADRLVPLEDAEVSRHLTRGLKKRGIRVETGARLLETAVVEDGVRAVVRTARGETVTVAAERLLVAVGREPVTEGLGLAAAGLATDGRGHVAPADWARLETVVPGIHVVGDLLPPPSLGLAHASFAEGLLVAETLAGLRTPPVDYATVPRVTYSSPQTAAVGLTEAQARDAGHDVVVNSLPLTAVAKGMVHGRGGLVKVVAERAGRVLGVHLVGPHVSEMVAESQLVVGWEAEAGDVAHHIHPHPTLSEAVGEAFLTLAGRGLHQQR from the coding sequence ATGGCGTGGACGAACACGGAGAACGACACGGCGGACGTACTGGTGATCGGCGGTGGCACGGGCGGATACTCCGCGGCCCTGCGGGCGGCGGCCCTGGGGTTGGAGGTGGTGCTCGCGGAACGGGACCTGGTCGGGGGGACCTGTCTGCACCGGGGCTGCGTTCCGAGCAAGGCGATGCTCCACGCGGCCGAACTCGTGGACGGCATCGCGGAGGCCCGGGAGCGGTGGGGCGTGAAGGCGTCGCTCGAATCGGTGGACTGGGCGTCCCTGGTGGCGACCCGGAACGACATCGTGACCCGCAACCACCGGGGGGTCGAAGGCCGTCTCGCGCAGGCCGGGGTGCGGGTCGTCCGCGGCAGCGCCGGGCTGACGGGCCCGCGTTCCGCCCGGATCGACGGGTACGGGGAGGTCGTCGCCCGGCGGGGGGTGGTGCTGGCGACCGGGTCGCGGCCCCGGATGCTGCCGGGGGTGGTGGCGGACGGGCTGCGGGTGGTGACGAGCGACGACGCGCTGTACGCGCCGGGGCTGCCCGGCTCCGTGCTGGTGGTCGGCGGCGGGGCGATCGGGGTGGAGTACGCATCGTTCCACCGGTCGATGGGGGCCGACGTGATCCTGGTGGAGGCCGCCGACCGGCTGGTCCCCCTGGAGGACGCGGAGGTGTCGCGCCATCTGACGCGGGGGCTGAAGAAGCGCGGCATCCGGGTGGAGACGGGGGCCCGGCTGCTGGAGACGGCGGTCGTGGAGGACGGGGTGCGGGCCGTCGTACGGACCGCCCGGGGCGAGACCGTCACGGTGGCGGCGGAGCGGCTGCTGGTGGCGGTGGGCAGGGAGCCGGTGACAGAGGGGCTGGGGCTCGCGGCGGCGGGTCTGGCCACGGACGGACGGGGCCATGTGGCGCCTGCCGACTGGGCGCGGCTGGAGACGGTGGTGCCGGGCATCCACGTGGTGGGCGACCTGTTGCCGCCGCCTTCCCTGGGCCTGGCCCACGCGTCCTTCGCCGAAGGTCTGCTAGTGGCGGAGACGTTGGCCGGGCTGCGGACGCCTCCGGTCGACTACGCCACCGTTCCCCGGGTCACGTACTCCTCGCCGCAGACGGCGGCGGTGGGTCTGACCGAGGCTCAGGCCCGGGACGCCGGGCACGATGTGGTCGTGAACTCCCTGCCGCTGACCGCCGTCGCCAAGGGCATGGTGCACGGCCGGGGCGGCCTGGTGAAGGTGGTGGCCGAGCGGGCGGGCCGGGTGCTGGGCGTCCATCTGGTCGGGCCGCATGTCTCGGAGATGGTCGCGGAGAGCCAGCTCGTGGTGGGCTGGGAAGCGGAGGCGGGCGATGTGGCCCACCACATCCACCCGCATCCGACGCTCTCCGAGGCGGTCGGCGAGGCGTTCCTGACGCTGGCCGGGCGCGGCCTGCACCAGCAGCGCTAG
- a CDS encoding LysR family transcriptional regulator produces MSLRQMEYFVTVVEESSFTRAAERLHVTQPALSHQIKALEREIGGELLERLPRGVLLTPMGRAFLPHAERSVRSAAQARRAARAAAGAEGGELHIATVHSVAVGLLPEVFAHWRRAHPGVRLVLHEYARTDALEDQVERGTADLALGPVPERWSGPLIPVGEEEIVLVVPFDDPLAGRSSVGLHELADRAWVRCAMEPVVEGRPFLDGVCGVAGFEPRTAVWTEHTSTAIRMAAAGVGISTAPGHTVRGALGEDCAVLSVDPPWLRALAVFSRAPLTGAAAAFTELLTALPGTGIRPSGPPRPRAPSPERAYADCGGPPAVVR; encoded by the coding sequence GTGAGCCTGCGTCAGATGGAGTACTTCGTCACTGTCGTCGAGGAGTCCTCCTTCACCCGGGCCGCCGAACGGCTCCACGTCACCCAGCCCGCCCTCTCCCACCAGATCAAGGCGCTGGAACGTGAGATCGGCGGCGAACTGCTGGAACGGCTGCCGCGCGGTGTCCTGCTCACTCCGATGGGCCGCGCCTTCCTCCCGCACGCCGAACGCTCCGTCCGCAGCGCCGCCCAGGCCCGCCGCGCGGCCCGCGCCGCCGCCGGAGCCGAGGGCGGCGAACTGCACATCGCCACCGTGCACTCGGTGGCCGTCGGCCTCCTCCCCGAGGTCTTCGCCCACTGGCGCCGGGCCCACCCGGGCGTCCGCCTCGTCCTCCACGAGTACGCCCGTACCGACGCCCTGGAGGACCAGGTCGAACGCGGCACCGCCGACCTCGCCCTCGGACCGGTCCCCGAACGCTGGAGCGGCCCCCTCATCCCGGTGGGGGAGGAGGAGATCGTGCTCGTCGTCCCGTTCGACGACCCGCTGGCCGGACGCTCCTCGGTCGGCCTCCACGAGCTCGCCGACCGCGCCTGGGTCCGGTGCGCCATGGAGCCCGTCGTCGAGGGCCGCCCGTTCCTCGACGGGGTCTGCGGCGTGGCGGGCTTCGAGCCCCGTACGGCGGTGTGGACCGAGCACACGTCCACGGCGATCCGGATGGCGGCGGCCGGGGTGGGCATCTCCACCGCCCCCGGCCACACCGTGCGCGGCGCGCTGGGCGAGGACTGCGCGGTCCTGAGCGTCGACCCGCCCTGGCTCCGGGCCCTCGCTGTCTTCTCCCGCGCCCCTCTGACCGGCGCGGCGGCGGCCTTCACCGAACTGCTCACCGCCCTCCCCGGCACCGGAATCCGGCCGTCCGGCCCTCCGCGCCCTCGCGCCCCCTCACCCGAACGGGCGTACGCCGACTGCGGTGGGCCCCCGGCGGTGGTCCGCTGA
- a CDS encoding malto-oligosyltrehalose synthase — MTPTATYRLQLQPDFPFPAAEKAVPYLAALGVSHLHLSPVLEAVPGSRHGYDVVDHSRVRQELGGEEGLRSLAAAAREHGLGLVLDIVPNHMAAVPRYNRQLREVLREGRSSPYARWFDIDWAAGGDKVLLPVLAGPLGGELEALTVDADAEVLRYGEQEFPLRAGTAELPLPELLDAQHYRLAWWRLARTELNYRRFFTVSELIGVRVEHPEVFDATHGKVLELLSDGVLDGLRIDHPDGLADPAAYLRRLNEATGGRWTVVEKILTGDEHLPPGWAVAGTTGYDALHRIDGLFTDPAGAAELLGRYREFAGPPGDRGGYWKATVRRAAYRVATHELASETAWLTRLATSVCAADPALRDHAPWALRTAIRELLVRVPVYRPYVTAGVPPTRIAEETLPEDAVREAKAVFSVPEEAAAVDTVRDLALGRLGDGEERAAFCARFAQTASALHAKSVEDTAFYRYVPLVSATEVGGDPGRPAVTVDEFHAFATRIARDWPATGTVLTTHDTKRSADVRARIAVLSECPERWAALVAELTGATPVAAPDPQLAWQSWQSGYGCAPLPADELGARLEPALLKAVREAGLFTSWTEPDAAYERAVTDFVAAGPGNGSGTARRLVTAFAESLAPQVRANVLGAALVQLTMPGVPDLYQGTESEYLALVDPDNRSPFRRPGEMSEKQVVTAAALGLRRELPEVFGESGTYVPLGARGPAAGHVVAFCRSGEVAVAVTRLSLRLAEDGGWRGTVVELPDAGPWRDVLEPSPGREFTGGAVAAGELFAERPVALLRRVRG; from the coding sequence ATGACGCCCACCGCCACGTACCGGCTTCAGCTCCAGCCCGACTTCCCCTTCCCGGCGGCCGAGAAGGCGGTGCCGTACCTGGCCGCGCTCGGCGTCTCCCATCTGCACCTCTCCCCCGTCCTGGAGGCGGTCCCCGGCTCCCGGCACGGGTACGACGTGGTCGACCACAGCCGCGTACGGCAGGAGCTGGGCGGTGAGGAGGGGCTGCGGAGCCTCGCCGCCGCCGCCCGGGAGCACGGGCTCGGGCTGGTCCTGGACATCGTGCCCAACCACATGGCCGCCGTGCCCCGGTACAACCGGCAGCTCCGGGAGGTGCTGCGCGAGGGCCGGTCCTCCCCGTACGCCCGCTGGTTCGACATCGACTGGGCGGCGGGCGGCGACAAGGTGCTGCTCCCGGTGCTGGCCGGTCCGCTCGGCGGCGAGCTGGAGGCGCTCACCGTGGACGCCGACGCGGAGGTGCTGCGCTACGGCGAGCAGGAGTTCCCGCTGCGGGCGGGCACGGCGGAGCTGCCGCTGCCCGAGCTGCTCGACGCCCAGCACTACCGGCTCGCCTGGTGGCGGCTGGCCCGCACCGAGCTGAACTACCGCCGCTTCTTCACCGTCTCCGAGCTGATCGGGGTCCGCGTCGAGCACCCCGAGGTCTTCGACGCCACCCACGGCAAGGTCCTGGAACTCCTCAGCGACGGGGTGCTGGACGGGCTGCGCATCGACCACCCGGACGGCCTCGCCGACCCGGCGGCGTACCTGCGGCGGCTGAACGAGGCCACGGGCGGGCGGTGGACGGTCGTGGAGAAGATCCTCACCGGAGACGAGCACCTCCCGCCCGGCTGGGCGGTGGCCGGGACGACCGGCTACGACGCGCTGCACCGGATCGACGGGCTGTTCACGGACCCGGCGGGGGCGGCGGAGCTGCTCGGCCGCTACCGGGAGTTCGCGGGCCCGCCCGGCGACCGGGGCGGCTACTGGAAGGCGACCGTCCGCCGGGCCGCCTACCGGGTGGCCACGCACGAACTGGCCTCCGAGACGGCCTGGCTCACCCGGCTCGCCACCTCCGTCTGCGCCGCCGACCCCGCCCTGCGCGACCACGCGCCCTGGGCGCTGCGGACGGCGATCCGGGAGCTGCTGGTACGGGTGCCGGTCTACCGGCCGTACGTCACGGCGGGCGTACCGCCGACCCGGATCGCGGAGGAGACCCTTCCGGAGGACGCCGTACGGGAGGCGAAGGCGGTGTTCTCCGTGCCGGAGGAGGCCGCCGCCGTCGACACCGTACGGGATCTGGCGCTCGGGCGGCTGGGCGACGGGGAGGAGCGGGCGGCGTTCTGCGCCCGGTTCGCGCAGACGGCCTCCGCGCTGCACGCCAAGTCGGTGGAGGACACCGCGTTCTACCGGTACGTGCCGCTGGTCTCCGCGACGGAGGTGGGCGGGGACCCGGGGCGGCCCGCGGTGACGGTGGACGAGTTCCACGCCTTCGCCACCCGCATCGCCCGGGACTGGCCCGCCACGGGGACGGTCCTGACCACGCACGACACCAAGCGGAGCGCCGATGTACGGGCCAGGATCGCGGTCCTGTCGGAGTGTCCGGAGCGGTGGGCGGCGCTGGTGGCGGAGCTGACGGGCGCCACCCCCGTCGCGGCGCCCGACCCGCAGCTGGCCTGGCAGTCCTGGCAGTCCGGTTACGGCTGCGCTCCCCTGCCCGCCGATGAGCTGGGCGCCCGGCTGGAGCCCGCGCTGCTGAAGGCGGTGCGCGAGGCGGGGCTGTTCACCAGCTGGACGGAGCCGGACGCGGCGTACGAGCGAGCGGTGACGGACTTCGTGGCGGCGGGCCCGGGCAACGGCTCCGGTACGGCCCGGAGGCTGGTGACCGCCTTCGCGGAGTCGCTGGCTCCGCAGGTCCGGGCCAATGTGCTGGGGGCGGCGCTGGTGCAGCTGACGATGCCGGGGGTGCCGGACCTGTACCAGGGGACGGAGAGCGAGTACCTGGCCCTGGTCGACCCGGACAACCGCAGCCCGTTCCGGCGCCCGGGGGAGATGTCGGAGAAGCAGGTGGTGACGGCGGCGGCGCTGGGGCTGCGGCGGGAGCTGCCGGAGGTGTTCGGGGAGTCGGGGACGTACGTACCGCTGGGCGCCCGGGGCCCGGCGGCCGGGCATGTGGTGGCGTTCTGCCGGTCGGGCGAGGTGGCGGTGGCGGTGACCCGGCTGTCGCTGCGGCTCGCGGAGGACGGGGGCTGGCGGGGCACGGTGGTGGAGCTGCCGGACGCGGGGCCGTGGCGGGATGTCCTGGAGCCTTCGCCGGGCCGGGAGTTCACGGGGGGCGCGGTGGCGGCGGGTGAGCTGTTCGCGGAGCGGCCGGTGGCGCTGTTGCGGAGGGTACGGGGGTGA
- a CDS encoding peptide-binding protein, which produces MTSSPESHTYPARLSDAQRDRVLGVLREGAAQGKLSHDTFMRRMELALVARRPEELAALTSDLDGGSRFSQGLVRAVGGISAFPGRLRRAWQTERLPKLLLPAPSPYPLLIGRDPGNGLRLNHETVSRLHAELTLQNGRWVLRDLGSTNGTCVNGQRLVGSLPVRDGDQVSFGRMSFRLTAPSPRPPA; this is translated from the coding sequence GTGACGTCCTCTCCCGAGTCCCACACGTATCCCGCGCGGCTGTCGGACGCCCAGCGCGACCGTGTCCTCGGCGTGCTCAGAGAGGGTGCCGCACAGGGCAAGCTGTCGCACGACACCTTCATGCGGCGCATGGAGCTCGCCCTCGTCGCCCGCCGCCCCGAGGAGCTGGCGGCCCTCACCTCCGACCTGGACGGCGGCAGCCGCTTCTCGCAGGGCCTCGTCCGCGCGGTCGGCGGGATATCCGCCTTTCCGGGACGGCTCCGCCGGGCCTGGCAGACCGAACGGCTCCCGAAGCTGCTGCTGCCCGCCCCGAGCCCGTATCCGCTGCTCATCGGCCGCGACCCGGGCAACGGGCTGCGCCTCAACCACGAGACGGTCTCCCGGCTGCACGCCGAACTCACCCTCCAGAACGGCCGCTGGGTCCTGCGCGACCTCGGCTCCACCAACGGCACCTGTGTCAACGGCCAGCGGCTCGTCGGCTCCCTCCCGGTGCGCGACGGCGACCAGGTGAGCTTCGGCCGGATGAGCTTCCGCCTGACCGCCCCGTCGCCGCGCCCGCCTGCCTGA